In a single window of the Desulfovibrio mangrovi genome:
- a CDS encoding peptide transporter yields the protein MYMDKELQEYRDLMKPPTTFEEGFDWKAIVGAIFIGFLMMPGSMYLQLVIGQGIGPAARWVTIILFAEVAKRSYTELKQQEIFLLYYMAGAALASPFSGLLWNQYLVQSDAAKVLGLTEFIPTWVAPQPGSESLLERTFLHRDWLIPILLLVGSQIIQRIDHFGLGYALYRITSDVEKLPFPMASVGALGTMALAESTEDRKTGWKWRVFSIGGMIGLTFGAIYVLLPAVSGLIFEQPIRLIPIPWVELTRHTEVILPAVATGIMLDLGLVFIGMVLPFWAVMGGLIGLIITIILNPVLYEHGVLHRWHQGMETVETVFANNFDFYMSFGIGLGLAIGMIGIWNVARSFVKSNGGVDFSALFNPPPGRGDINFWLSIAIYIFSTLAYVGLCIWLVPSFPWIFFLLYGFVYTPFISYITARMEGIAGQFVSLPLVREAGFIAGAKYFGYHGIEIWYAPIPVHNYGEATVHFRQIELTGTSLRGIIKAEFVVFPVVMIASLFFSQFLWQLAPLPSSNFPYAQELWHLQALNSLLMQTATLDGSSLFYEALNGTIVFAGLALGVAMYSVLITLGLPVLLVYGVVRGLGQSTPHGMILEVVGALLGRFYFLKRYGPRWRQYAPVLLAGFSCGMGLTGMFAMGCTLILKSLGRLAY from the coding sequence ATGTATATGGATAAGGAACTGCAGGAATATCGGGACCTGATGAAGCCTCCCACGACCTTCGAGGAAGGGTTCGACTGGAAGGCCATTGTCGGTGCCATTTTCATCGGCTTTCTGATGATGCCCGGCAGCATGTATCTGCAACTGGTCATCGGACAGGGCATCGGTCCCGCCGCACGCTGGGTGACGATCATCCTCTTTGCCGAGGTCGCCAAACGTTCCTACACCGAGCTCAAGCAGCAGGAAATCTTCCTGCTCTACTACATGGCGGGTGCCGCGCTCGCATCGCCTTTTTCAGGGCTGCTATGGAACCAGTACCTTGTGCAATCGGATGCGGCCAAGGTGCTGGGGCTGACGGAATTCATCCCCACATGGGTCGCGCCCCAGCCGGGATCGGAATCCCTGCTGGAACGCACATTCCTGCACCGCGACTGGCTTATCCCCATTCTGCTACTCGTGGGCTCGCAGATCATCCAGCGCATTGACCACTTCGGACTGGGCTATGCCCTGTACCGCATCACATCCGACGTGGAGAAGCTGCCCTTTCCCATGGCCTCGGTAGGCGCGCTGGGCACCATGGCCCTCGCCGAATCAACGGAAGACCGCAAAACCGGCTGGAAATGGCGCGTGTTCTCCATCGGCGGCATGATCGGCCTTACATTCGGTGCCATCTATGTTCTGCTGCCCGCTGTTTCCGGGTTGATTTTCGAACAGCCCATACGGCTTATTCCCATTCCGTGGGTGGAACTGACCAGACATACAGAGGTCATTCTTCCTGCCGTGGCCACGGGCATCATGCTTGACCTCGGGCTGGTTTTCATCGGCATGGTGCTGCCCTTCTGGGCTGTCATGGGCGGGCTTATCGGCCTCATTATCACCATTATCCTGAACCCAGTTCTGTACGAACACGGCGTTCTGCACCGCTGGCATCAGGGCATGGAAACCGTGGAAACGGTGTTTGCCAACAACTTCGACTTCTACATGTCCTTCGGTATCGGGCTCGGCCTTGCCATCGGCATGATAGGCATCTGGAACGTTGCGCGCTCCTTCGTCAAATCCAACGGGGGCGTGGACTTCTCGGCCCTGTTCAATCCGCCCCCCGGTCGCGGGGACATAAACTTCTGGCTGTCCATCGCCATCTACATTTTCTCCACGCTGGCCTATGTGGGGCTGTGCATATGGCTTGTGCCGTCTTTTCCGTGGATATTCTTCCTGCTCTACGGCTTTGTGTACACGCCCTTCATTTCCTACATCACGGCCCGCATGGAAGGCATTGCAGGGCAGTTCGTCTCGCTGCCGCTGGTGCGGGAAGCCGGCTTCATCGCAGGCGCAAAGTACTTCGGCTACCATGGCATCGAAATCTGGTACGCCCCCATTCCGGTTCACAACTACGGGGAGGCCACCGTGCATTTCCGGCAGATCGAACTGACGGGCACCAGTCTGAGGGGCATCATCAAGGCCGAATTCGTGGTCTTCCCCGTGGTCATGATCGCCTCGCTCTTCTTCTCTCAGTTCCTGTGGCAGCTCGCACCGCTGCCGTCTTCCAACTTCCCCTATGCGCAGGAGCTGTGGCACCTGCAGGCCCTGAACTCGCTGCTCATGCAAACCGCCACGCTGGACGGTTCCTCCCTCTTCTACGAGGCGCTGAACGGCACCATAGTCTTTGCAGGACTCGCACTCGGCGTAGCCATGTACAGCGTGCTCATCACCCTGGGGCTGCCAGTGCTGCTGGTCTACGGCGTTGTACGCGGACTGGGCCAGTCCACGCCGCACGGTATGATTCTGGAAGTTGTCGGTGCGCTGCTGGGCAGGTTCTACTTCCTCAAGAGATACGGCCCCCGCTGGCGGCAGTATGCGCCCGTACTTCTGGCGGGTTTCTCCTGCGGCATGGGGCTGACCGGCATGTTCGCCATGGGCTGCACGCTCATTCTGAAATCGCTGGGACGTCTGGCCTACTAG
- a CDS encoding class I SAM-dependent methyltransferase: MHTQNQRLLAALGYLLRKPVKALKAIHRDRFAARYWETYVAERYAASPALAKGLPQVDILDLFPEFEETVTPFAMLEASATPMDVALLKQLAQRFEHCDYLEIGRWRAESLVNVASVSRSAVSLSLSPEQMHQTGFDRTMIGQDGFFINRMAATPNIECIDCDTQTFDFASLDRKFDLIFVDGDHHSAAVRQDTRNVFKLLRDERSVIVWHDYAESPERVRWPVYAGILDGCPEELRGNLCHVSNTLCALFTREPLNTQHRSFAMTPQSSFEVSLRGRRLPPAG; encoded by the coding sequence ATGCACACACAAAACCAACGCCTTCTTGCTGCGCTGGGCTACCTGTTGCGCAAGCCGGTCAAGGCGCTCAAGGCCATTCATCGGGACAGGTTTGCTGCCCGCTACTGGGAAACCTACGTGGCGGAACGATATGCGGCCTCCCCTGCTCTCGCAAAAGGCCTGCCGCAAGTGGATATACTGGACCTGTTTCCGGAGTTCGAGGAAACCGTGACCCCCTTCGCCATGCTGGAGGCATCGGCCACCCCCATGGATGTGGCCCTGCTCAAACAGCTGGCACAGCGCTTCGAGCATTGCGACTATCTGGAAATCGGCAGATGGCGGGCCGAGTCTCTGGTCAACGTGGCCTCAGTCTCACGCTCGGCCGTATCGCTCAGCCTTTCGCCGGAACAGATGCACCAAACCGGTTTTGACCGGACCATGATCGGGCAGGACGGCTTTTTCATAAACAGAATGGCAGCTACCCCCAACATCGAATGCATCGACTGCGACACGCAGACCTTTGATTTCGCCTCGCTTGACCGAAAGTTCGACCTCATTTTCGTGGACGGCGATCACCATTCGGCCGCGGTCAGGCAGGACACGCGGAATGTGTTCAAGCTGCTGCGCGACGAACGCTCCGTCATTGTCTGGCACGATTATGCCGAGTCACCGGAACGGGTGCGCTGGCCCGTGTATGCGGGCATACTGGACGGATGTCCCGAGGAACTGCGCGGCAACCTTTGCCATGTTTCCAACACGTTGTGCGCCCTGTTCACACGGGAGCCCCTGAACACGCAGCACAGATCGTTTGCCATGACGCCGCAATCATCCTTCGAAGTCAGCCTCCGCGGGCGCAGGCTGCCGCCTGCCGGTTAA
- a CDS encoding ABC transporter ATP-binding protein — protein MEHGRTIVRVVGVRKTFRMGKIDVEALKGVDLEVYAGEYISIMGPSGSGKSTLFNMIGGLDKPTEGKVFIDEVDISQLDAYELAWLRNRKIGYIFQTFNIIPVMTALENVTLPMTFAGMNSEDATQKGLELLKLVGLEKRHQHKPLELSGGQQQRVAIARALANDPAIILADEPTGNLDLSTGEEVIYLLKQLSKQRGVTVISATHDYKMLNVSDRVVWVQDGRVDRIEHRDELNISIGAIGEKEPEQEQQPPDSTGGTPS, from the coding sequence ATGGAACACGGACGCACCATAGTACGGGTCGTAGGCGTGCGGAAAACCTTCCGCATGGGCAAGATCGATGTGGAAGCGCTCAAGGGCGTAGACCTTGAGGTCTACGCGGGTGAGTATATCTCCATCATGGGCCCATCCGGTTCCGGCAAGTCCACCCTCTTCAACATGATCGGCGGACTGGATAAACCCACTGAAGGCAAGGTCTTCATCGACGAAGTGGATATCTCGCAGCTGGATGCCTACGAACTGGCGTGGCTGCGCAACCGCAAGATCGGCTACATCTTCCAGACCTTCAACATCATTCCGGTCATGACCGCGCTGGAAAACGTGACCCTGCCCATGACCTTTGCCGGTATGAACAGCGAGGACGCCACCCAGAAGGGGCTGGAACTGCTCAAGCTCGTGGGGCTGGAAAAACGCCACCAGCACAAGCCGCTGGAACTCTCCGGCGGGCAGCAACAACGTGTGGCCATTGCCCGCGCCCTTGCCAACGATCCGGCCATCATCCTTGCGGATGAACCCACGGGCAACCTTGACCTCAGCACCGGCGAAGAAGTGATCTACCTGCTCAAGCAGTTGAGCAAGCAGCGCGGAGTAACCGTCATTTCCGCGACCCACGACTACAAGATGCTCAATGTCTCCGACCGCGTGGTCTGGGTGCAGGACGGACGCGTGGACCGTATTGAACACCGCGACGAACTGAATATCTCCATCGGCGCCATCGGCGAAAAGGAGCCGGAACAGGAACAGCAACCTCCGGACAGCACAGGCGGTACCCCGTCATGA
- a CDS encoding FtsX-like permease family protein: protein MTRGRFTYAPHPALGRTVLTALLCLMCLGSLCAAPAQAVERLDVEQTVRALAFLEDRSTGTAGAELAAELIERALETAFSGGMAHHEKVQTGRQSFTVPVQLHEGSSILLPEEPLAVPHALHPLRMNALATGTIRPEGLTGRALYAGSGALREFNGMDVAGAVVLMDLASGKNWINAAMLGAGAVIFIDGSNENDAPQRYLFNNKSEQTPIAFPRFWMSVAQAEEIFGPLEILNDRRPLVELHSRTTWTNTTAQNVWAFIPGTDPTSYGEYMLVQAFYDSTAFVPGRSPGADEAVSVASLLHLAQSLAATPPKRSVLLLASSGHAQSVAGSRALTWTLTGSDKEFKQLQQRFIERRDDAQRTLAVLDLPDPLAVSESQEAVNSGDAERLRTALHATVKTVMDQLTTELMRLRLAAQSERDSARIAELSKRRLTLRNLVWVATPQHNPSTMDATERATLQPMLGQTRRTQAAILEDAIQQLGVAESNITLRQTLDGMTMRAGFSLHLSSHGDGIGAFERGWLYDLNDSVNRTRFFAPIGDAIAAGAKQLGKNGSLWQATLRPDRNHPWQSYLPDKPALASEPLALAGLPMASLATLNDLRADWGTPNDIPARVNFAYARRQAESVVAMIRHLDTVPLPPANAPQSGFAILEGRANLQRQGELFPDQPAQGTVVLTFLGKQPFYSMVDTAGTFRTVGLANRNFTVHKAIIEAFRFDQDTGLAVWAVDKPKVGKDNYRVKLGRRITKTDLVLFGCTQTTLFNMLEPRTLDYLYRSEIIDARSESQPLRYWYSRMDTRSSTLATLFLEPDVPFKLTLSDTVLGKKMLLLNTSTTSPMGKGFPVSKWPTVPLTEFRAATDMWNLLTPRIGNLEEHGIINDRIRSLHSKGEAAMRKADEALRDKRWDDMFEASRSALAYASLVYNDVDTTQRDVLTGVLFYIALFVPFAYCLERLLIGAVTIHRRIIGFCGVLLATIGVIYAVHPAFQLTYSPGVVILAFFIMGLSTLVSLIIFFRFEREMVELQRRSLHLKSSEISKWAAFAAAMVIGVSNLRRRPVRTALTIATLVILTFTIMNFTAAKSIRKEGWVSFRNDASYHGLMIKKLRWATLPPETMQVMEDMLGSPEQAAPRVWYETSEQTSPPVIPLHSGGKDTVARAMIGLPPHEGTITRIPQGLMAGEWLRPEDRFAVILPETIAARLDVRMPESPDAAPPAVTIWGQQFTVRGIIRDAALEEHPDLDGEMITPIFYPNESASRLSEVEAEAIAEGEDILRYDSRYVHVNSKDTIIVPAPSLLAAGGSLKSVAFRLGEGGIVPHGPMAGHPSHTLHTPRMHAPVNGRTPSPMVENGAESMAGTPDMTSGMMHVAGELGDRLGTMLFRGDGRGTALFFASNATSYAGISNILIPLAISVLIVLNTMIGSVHERRGEIGVYTSIGLAPSHVSFLFVAEALAFAVISVVFGYLVAQGAAALFAGTPLWEGMTANYSSTAGVAAMLIVISVVLISVIYPSKIASRIAIPDVSRSWKLPEPEGDKIILALPFLIKTAEQACAGGYLMDYYNAHADISHGDFSTENLACTFIPPEDLPGHGIHAKSGQELIHEDVCFLMDLKAWLAPFDFGVRQTVKLVFCPSDTYAGFKQIQVILTREAGEKMIWRNLNKRFLDGLRKQLLVWRSLDDEARQLYEAELATIIGDAVNASVMTDVPAADGLHEHTLRAQNNDADGPDHKEDVA from the coding sequence ATGACCAGAGGCCGCTTCACATATGCCCCGCACCCCGCGCTTGGCAGAACGGTTCTGACCGCTCTGCTCTGTCTGATGTGTCTGGGCAGCCTCTGCGCAGCGCCTGCGCAGGCTGTGGAGCGGCTTGATGTGGAGCAGACCGTGCGGGCACTGGCCTTTCTGGAAGACCGGTCCACCGGTACGGCAGGCGCGGAGCTTGCCGCGGAGCTTATCGAGCGGGCCCTCGAAACGGCTTTTTCCGGTGGCATGGCGCATCATGAGAAGGTGCAGACAGGCCGCCAGAGCTTCACCGTTCCCGTGCAGTTGCACGAAGGCAGCAGCATACTCCTTCCGGAAGAACCACTGGCCGTTCCGCATGCCCTGCACCCGCTGCGCATGAATGCCCTTGCCACAGGCACCATCAGACCGGAGGGACTCACCGGCAGGGCTCTCTATGCCGGTAGCGGCGCCTTGCGAGAATTCAACGGCATGGACGTGGCCGGAGCCGTGGTCCTCATGGATCTTGCTTCCGGAAAGAACTGGATAAACGCGGCCATGCTGGGGGCCGGAGCCGTCATCTTCATTGACGGCAGCAATGAGAACGATGCTCCGCAACGCTATCTTTTCAACAACAAGTCCGAGCAGACTCCCATCGCCTTTCCGCGATTCTGGATGTCGGTCGCGCAGGCCGAAGAGATCTTCGGGCCGCTGGAAATTCTCAACGATCGCAGGCCGCTGGTGGAACTGCATTCCCGGACCACCTGGACCAACACCACGGCGCAGAACGTCTGGGCCTTCATTCCGGGCACGGACCCCACCTCGTATGGTGAATACATGCTGGTGCAGGCCTTCTACGACTCAACGGCCTTTGTACCGGGCCGTTCTCCCGGCGCGGACGAGGCCGTCTCCGTAGCCAGCCTGCTGCATCTGGCACAGTCCCTTGCGGCCACACCGCCCAAGCGCTCCGTCCTGCTGCTGGCCTCTTCCGGCCATGCGCAGTCCGTTGCCGGTTCCCGGGCCCTGACGTGGACCCTGACGGGCAGCGACAAGGAATTCAAACAATTGCAGCAGCGGTTCATCGAGCGCAGGGATGATGCCCAACGCACTCTTGCCGTGCTGGATCTGCCTGATCCTCTCGCCGTCAGCGAGTCGCAGGAAGCCGTGAACTCGGGTGATGCCGAACGCCTGCGCACCGCCCTCCATGCCACAGTCAAAACGGTCATGGACCAACTAACCACAGAACTCATGCGCCTGCGCCTTGCCGCCCAGTCTGAGCGTGACAGTGCCCGTATAGCCGAGCTTAGCAAACGGCGCCTCACACTCAGAAACCTTGTCTGGGTGGCGACACCGCAACACAATCCGTCAACCATGGACGCCACGGAGCGGGCAACTCTGCAGCCCATGCTGGGGCAGACCCGCCGGACGCAGGCCGCCATTCTTGAAGACGCCATCCAGCAGCTTGGTGTGGCGGAATCAAACATCACCCTGCGGCAGACGCTGGATGGCATGACCATGCGTGCGGGATTCAGCCTGCATCTTTCCAGCCATGGCGACGGCATCGGAGCCTTTGAACGCGGCTGGCTCTATGACCTGAACGACAGCGTGAACCGCACCCGCTTCTTTGCGCCCATAGGCGACGCCATCGCCGCAGGCGCTAAGCAACTCGGCAAAAACGGCAGCCTGTGGCAGGCAACGCTGCGTCCCGACAGAAATCATCCGTGGCAATCCTATCTGCCGGATAAACCGGCCCTTGCCAGCGAACCGCTGGCTCTTGCAGGGTTGCCCATGGCGAGTCTGGCCACCCTGAACGACCTGCGCGCAGACTGGGGTACCCCCAACGACATTCCCGCCCGTGTCAATTTCGCCTACGCACGCAGACAGGCGGAAAGCGTCGTCGCCATGATACGCCATCTGGATACCGTGCCCCTTCCGCCCGCCAATGCCCCGCAATCCGGCTTCGCCATTCTGGAGGGCAGGGCCAACCTGCAGCGTCAGGGCGAACTGTTTCCCGATCAGCCTGCACAGGGCACGGTCGTTCTCACCTTCCTCGGCAAACAGCCGTTTTACAGCATGGTCGACACGGCAGGCACGTTCAGGACTGTCGGCCTCGCAAACCGCAACTTCACCGTGCATAAAGCCATCATCGAGGCCTTCCGCTTCGATCAGGACACGGGGCTTGCCGTCTGGGCCGTGGACAAGCCCAAGGTCGGCAAGGACAACTACCGCGTCAAACTCGGCCGCCGGATCACTAAGACCGACCTAGTGCTGTTCGGCTGCACCCAGACAACGCTGTTCAACATGCTGGAACCGCGAACGCTGGACTACCTGTACCGCTCCGAAATCATAGATGCCCGTTCGGAGTCCCAGCCGCTTCGCTACTGGTACAGCCGCATGGATACCCGTTCCTCAACGCTGGCAACGCTGTTTCTGGAACCGGACGTACCCTTCAAGCTCACCCTCTCCGATACGGTGCTGGGCAAGAAGATGCTTCTGCTGAACACCAGCACCACGTCCCCCATGGGCAAAGGCTTTCCCGTCAGCAAATGGCCCACCGTGCCGCTTACGGAGTTCCGCGCCGCCACGGACATGTGGAACCTGCTTACCCCGCGCATCGGCAACCTTGAGGAACACGGCATCATCAACGACCGCATCCGCTCCCTGCACAGCAAGGGCGAAGCAGCCATGCGCAAGGCCGACGAAGCGCTGCGGGACAAGCGCTGGGACGACATGTTCGAAGCCTCCCGTTCCGCACTCGCCTATGCCTCACTGGTTTACAACGATGTGGATACCACCCAGCGCGACGTACTGACGGGCGTGCTCTTCTACATTGCCCTCTTCGTGCCTTTTGCCTACTGCCTTGAACGCCTGCTCATCGGCGCAGTGACCATACACCGGCGTATCATCGGCTTCTGCGGCGTACTGCTGGCGACCATTGGCGTCATCTACGCCGTGCATCCCGCATTTCAACTGACCTACAGCCCCGGCGTGGTCATTCTGGCCTTCTTCATCATGGGCCTTTCCACCCTTGTGTCGCTGATCATCTTCTTCCGCTTCGAACGGGAAATGGTGGAACTGCAACGTCGCTCACTGCATCTGAAATCCTCAGAAATTAGCAAGTGGGCGGCCTTTGCGGCGGCCATGGTCATCGGCGTTTCCAACCTGCGCAGACGCCCCGTGCGGACAGCCCTGACCATCGCCACGCTGGTTATTCTCACCTTCACGATCATGAACTTCACTGCAGCCAAAAGCATCCGGAAGGAAGGCTGGGTTTCCTTCAGGAACGACGCCTCCTACCACGGCCTCATGATCAAGAAGCTGCGCTGGGCCACCCTACCGCCGGAAACCATGCAGGTCATGGAAGACATGCTCGGCTCCCCTGAACAGGCCGCCCCGAGGGTCTGGTATGAAACCAGCGAACAGACCAGCCCACCGGTCATTCCCCTGCATAGCGGCGGCAAGGACACCGTGGCCCGTGCCATGATAGGCCTGCCTCCGCATGAAGGAACAATAACGCGCATACCGCAAGGCCTTATGGCCGGAGAATGGCTGCGCCCCGAAGACCGTTTTGCGGTGATCCTTCCGGAAACCATTGCCGCCAGACTGGACGTGCGCATGCCGGAATCTCCCGATGCTGCCCCCCCTGCGGTGACCATATGGGGCCAGCAGTTCACCGTGCGCGGCATCATCCGCGATGCGGCCCTTGAAGAGCATCCGGATCTCGACGGCGAGATGATCACCCCCATTTTCTACCCCAACGAATCCGCATCCCGCCTCAGCGAGGTGGAGGCCGAAGCCATTGCCGAAGGGGAGGACATCCTCCGCTACGACTCACGGTATGTCCATGTGAACAGTAAGGACACCATCATCGTTCCCGCCCCCTCCCTGCTGGCCGCGGGCGGCTCGCTGAAGAGCGTGGCCTTCCGTCTCGGTGAAGGCGGGATCGTGCCCCATGGTCCCATGGCCGGTCATCCTTCGCACACCTTGCACACCCCGAGAATGCATGCGCCGGTCAACGGCAGAACACCATCCCCCATGGTGGAAAACGGGGCAGAAAGCATGGCAGGCACACCCGACATGACAAGCGGCATGATGCATGTTGCCGGGGAACTGGGCGACCGGCTGGGCACCATGCTCTTCCGCGGCGACGGACGCGGCACGGCCCTGTTTTTTGCCAGCAACGCCACAAGCTATGCGGGTATATCCAACATTCTCATCCCGCTGGCCATTTCCGTACTCATCGTGTTGAACACCATGATCGGTTCCGTGCATGAACGCAGGGGCGAAATCGGTGTATACACCTCCATCGGCCTTGCGCCTTCGCACGTCTCCTTCCTCTTCGTGGCGGAAGCGCTGGCCTTTGCGGTCATCAGCGTGGTGTTCGGCTACCTTGTGGCGCAGGGAGCTGCCGCCCTCTTCGCGGGCACCCCGCTCTGGGAAGGCATGACCGCCAACTACTCCTCCACGGCCGGTGTTGCAGCCATGCTCATCGTCATCTCCGTGGTGCTCATCTCGGTCATCTATCCCTCCAAGATCGCATCGCGCATCGCCATTCCGGATGTCTCCCGATCATGGAAGCTGCCCGAACCGGAAGGGGACAAGATCATTCTGGCCCTGCCCTTCCTCATCAAGACAGCCGAGCAGGCCTGCGCGGGCGGCTACCTCATGGATTACTACAACGCCCACGCGGACATCTCGCACGGCGACTTTTCCACTGAAAATCTTGCCTGCACATTCATTCCGCCCGAAGACCTCCCCGGTCACGGCATTCACGCCAAATCCGGTCAGGAACTCATTCATGAAGACGTCTGCTTCCTCATGGACCTGAAGGCGTGGCTGGCTCCCTTCGACTTCGGCGTACGCCAGACCGTCAAACTGGTCTTCTGCCCCTCGGATACCTATGCGGGATTCAAGCAGATACAAGTCATCCTCACCCGCGAAGCCGGTGAAAAAATGATCTGGCGCAACCTCAACAAACGTTTTCTGGACGGACTGCGCAAGCAACTGCTCGTATGGCGTTCATTGGATGACGAGGCACGGCAACTGTATGAAGCCGAGCTGGCGACGATCATCGGCGATGCCGTAAACGCCTCGGTCATGACCGATGTGCCAGCAGCCGATGGTCTGCATGAACATACGCTCAGGGCACAGAACAACGATGCCGACGGGCCTGACCACAAGGAGGATGTCGCATGA
- a CDS encoding DUF6785 family protein: protein MNGLRIHSLLLGMVLALGLCAAGPFNTAWLAGTPLGGGHFPLAPFALSLILFAATMIDARLRKVKPAINGLEQLVIWLFMVVGTGIGYAGLVETFFLNITAPVHYAKDELNWVKALAPYLPDAWYLHDPAAVKTLYNGVANGRGMPLAEVATRVPWGAWLPVLFLWSAFILLAYATMLCIVNLFGRQWVENERVNFPLLRVPQLMAEMLDNGKLGDFFTNRYLLWGVAIPVMLHGLNGLHQQLPSVPEVPLLMLAGKYFPKFGLFSGFHKLKLYIVPAFIGFAFLTTRQIAFSFWVFYLLGALFMGVLYVFGLEVPEAAMGITFGPNLARPAEAQVIGAYFIFFCFMLWLARAHIASVARSALTNPLAPIRSGEFMSAGLSFWGALTGTAAMCIWCLSFGMSVAGSVLLPATFFVVLLVTSRLIAQGGLPQFMLSASPVDSITGLFGSRLLGPAGLVTGVVMQKVLFLDIQESLMPTLVHGAKVAEGIHNRRRFIIALGILLVLCVCTAFASMLVLCHKVGIRDLKLDWAASSTASVYDSAARLISSPVGPNLWISIFAGLGAVIMLLLVLGYYRFHWWPLHPLGFLAAYSKSMRVLWFCFLIGWLCNYLVLHYGGTPLYRKVRFFFMGLIVGDILMGGIWAVTGYLSSIHYNVFPLP, encoded by the coding sequence ATGAACGGGCTGCGCATCCACTCTCTGCTGCTGGGCATGGTGCTGGCCCTTGGCCTGTGCGCCGCAGGCCCCTTCAATACCGCATGGCTTGCCGGGACGCCTCTGGGCGGCGGACACTTCCCCCTTGCTCCCTTTGCCCTCTCGCTCATCCTTTTTGCCGCCACCATGATCGATGCGCGCCTGCGCAAGGTCAAACCCGCCATCAACGGCCTTGAACAACTGGTCATCTGGCTATTCATGGTGGTGGGAACGGGCATAGGCTACGCAGGGCTTGTGGAAACCTTTTTCCTGAACATCACCGCCCCCGTGCACTATGCCAAAGACGAGCTGAACTGGGTGAAGGCCCTTGCCCCCTATCTGCCGGATGCATGGTACCTGCATGACCCGGCCGCCGTGAAAACCCTGTACAACGGTGTGGCGAACGGACGCGGCATGCCGCTGGCCGAGGTGGCCACCCGGGTGCCGTGGGGCGCTTGGCTGCCGGTATTGTTCCTGTGGAGCGCCTTCATTCTGCTGGCCTATGCCACCATGCTGTGTATCGTGAACCTGTTCGGCAGGCAGTGGGTGGAAAACGAACGCGTCAACTTCCCCCTGCTGCGAGTGCCACAACTCATGGCTGAGATGCTCGACAACGGCAAACTGGGCGACTTTTTCACCAACCGCTACCTGCTCTGGGGTGTGGCCATTCCCGTAATGCTGCACGGCCTGAACGGGCTGCACCAGCAGCTGCCTTCCGTACCGGAAGTGCCGCTGCTCATGCTGGCAGGGAAATACTTCCCCAAATTCGGGCTCTTTTCCGGCTTTCACAAGCTGAAGCTCTACATTGTTCCCGCCTTCATCGGCTTCGCATTCCTGACCACGCGGCAGATCGCCTTCAGCTTCTGGGTGTTCTACCTGCTCGGGGCCCTGTTCATGGGCGTACTGTATGTCTTCGGCCTTGAGGTACCGGAAGCCGCCATGGGCATCACCTTCGGTCCCAACCTTGCCCGCCCTGCGGAAGCGCAGGTCATCGGCGCCTATTTCATCTTCTTCTGCTTCATGCTCTGGCTGGCACGGGCGCATATCGCCTCCGTGGCCCGTTCCGCACTGACCAACCCCCTTGCCCCCATCCGTTCAGGCGAGTTCATGTCCGCCGGTCTCTCCTTCTGGGGGGCTCTGACCGGGACGGCCGCAATGTGCATCTGGTGTCTGTCCTTCGGCATGTCCGTGGCAGGATCGGTGCTGCTGCCCGCAACCTTCTTTGTAGTGCTGCTCGTTACCTCACGCCTCATTGCACAGGGCGGCCTGCCGCAGTTCATGCTCTCGGCCAGCCCCGTGGACAGCATCACAGGGCTGTTCGGCTCGCGTCTTCTGGGGCCAGCCGGTCTGGTCACCGGCGTTGTCATGCAGAAAGTGCTGTTCCTCGACATTCAGGAATCACTCATGCCAACGCTGGTGCACGGTGCCAAGGTGGCAGAAGGCATTCACAACCGCAGGCGCTTCATCATTGCGCTGGGCATCTTGCTGGTGCTCTGCGTGTGCACGGCCTTCGCCTCCATGCTGGTGCTCTGCCACAAGGTTGGCATACGCGACCTCAAGCTAGACTGGGCGGCTTCGTCCACGGCCTCGGTATATGACAGCGCCGCACGGCTCATATCCAGTCCCGTGGGGCCCAACCTTTGGATCAGCATCTTTGCGGGTCTGGGGGCTGTCATCATGCTGCTGCTGGTGCTGGGCTATTACCGTTTTCACTGGTGGCCGCTGCATCCGCTGGGCTTTCTGGCCGCCTACAGTAAAAGCATGCGCGTGCTGTGGTTCTGTTTCCTCATCGGCTGGCTATGCAACTATCTGGTGCTGCACTACGGCGGCACCCCGCTTTACCGGAAAGTACGCTTCTTCTTCATGGGACTTATCGTCGGAGATATTCTGATGGGCGGCATCTGGGCCGTGACGGGCTACCTGAGCTCGATACACTACAACGTCTTCCCGCTGCCATAG